TTGTCAGCGTGGAGATTTAGGAGAAATATATTATGCCAAAGCACATGCTATAAGGCGGAGGGCAGTACCTACATGGGGAGTGTTTTTAGATGAAGAAAAGCAAGGAGGCGGACCATTAATTGATATTGGTACACATGCACTTGACCTAACATTATGGATGATGAACAACTATAAACCAAAATCGGTTATGGGAACAACTTATCATAAGTTAGGAAACAAAGAAAATGCGGCAAATGCATGGGGCTCTTGGAATCCAGAAAAGTTTACAGTAGAAGATGCTGCATTTGGTTTTATAACGATGGAAAATGGAGCAACAATTGTTCTTGAATCTAGTTGGGCATTGAATTCATTAGATGTGGATGAAGCAAAATGTTCGCTTAGCGGTACGAAAAGTGGTGCAGATATGAAAAATGGACTACGAATTAATGGAGAAAACTTCGGTAAATTATATACGCAAAATATAGAACTGGATGCTGGAGGGGTTGCTTTTTATGACGGTACATCTGAAAGTGATCCTGATGTGGAAGCAAGAAATTGGATTGAAAGTATTATCAATGATACCGAACCAATCGTGAAGCCAAGAGAGGCACTTGTTGTTACGCAAATATTGGAAGCGATATATGAATCTGCGCGGACTGGGCAAGCTGTATATTTTAATTAGCAGTTTAAAACGAGAAGGTAACTGGGTGCATGTTTGATAATGATTAGGGAGGATTTTAATTGATTAATGTTGCATTGTTAAGTAGATGGCATGTACATGCTGATGACTATGTTCGTCAAATTCAGAATAATGATCATTTATCTATCCAGCTTGTATGGGATGAAAATGTGGAAAGGGGTAAAAAGTGGGCAGAGGAATTAGGGGTTCCCTTTGAAGCTGATATTCAAAAAGTGTTAACAAATACGTTAATTGAT
The nucleotide sequence above comes from Oceanobacillus timonensis. Encoded proteins:
- a CDS encoding Gfo/Idh/MocA family protein, producing the protein MERKLKIAIIGCGGIANGKHLPSLSKLEQVEISAFCDVVIEKAEKAAKKYGTLNAKIYVDFKKLLKDPSIDVVHVCTPNNSHIEITVAALESGKHVMCEKPMAKTTEEAKMMVAAAERTGKKLTIGYNNRFRTDSQYLHKICQRGDLGEIYYAKAHAIRRRAVPTWGVFLDEEKQGGGPLIDIGTHALDLTLWMMNNYKPKSVMGTTYHKLGNKENAANAWGSWNPEKFTVEDAAFGFITMENGATIVLESSWALNSLDVDEAKCSLSGTKSGADMKNGLRINGENFGKLYTQNIELDAGGVAFYDGTSESDPDVEARNWIESIINDTEPIVKPREALVVTQILEAIYESARTGQAVYFN